Proteins encoded together in one Pongo abelii isolate AG06213 chromosome 8, NHGRI_mPonAbe1-v2.0_pri, whole genome shotgun sequence window:
- the UCN3 gene encoding urocortin-3: MLMPVHFLLLLLLLLGGPRTGLPHKFYKAKPIFSCLNTALSEAEKSQWEDASLLSKRSFHYLPSRDASSGEEEEGKEKKTFPISGARGGAGGTRYRYVSQAQPRGKPRQDTAKSPQRTKFTLSLDVPTNIMNLLFSIAKAKNLRAQAAANAHLMAQIGRKK, from the coding sequence ATGCTGATGCCGGTCCATttcctgctgctcctgctgctgctcctgggGGGCCCCAGGACAGGCCTCCCCCACAAGTTCTACAAAGCCAAGCCCATCTTCAGCTGCCTCAACACCGCCCTGTCTGAGGCTGAGAAGAGCCAGTGGGAGGATGCATCCCTGCTGAGCAAGAGGAGCTTCCACTACCTGCCCAGCAGAGATGCCTCTtcgggagaggaggaggagggcaaaGAGAAAAAGACTTTCCCCATCTCTGGGGCCAGGGGTGGAGCCGGAGGCACCCGGTACAGATACGTGTCCCAAGCACAGCCCAGGGGAAAGCCACGCCAGGACACGGCCAAGAGTCCCCAGCGCACCAAGTTCACCCTGTCCCTTGACGTCCCCACCAACATCATGAACCTCCTATTCAGCATCGCCAAGGCCAAGAACCTGCGTGCCCAGGCGGCCGCCAACGCCCACCTGATGGCACAAATTGGGAGGAAGAAGTAG